Proteins from a single region of Alloscardovia omnicolens:
- a CDS encoding SGNH/GDSL hydrolase family protein, which yields MDNKFVLGWKFLPGNSAHYDLAQIPRSTFRDFEGMNLFALGSSVTWGFASGGVGLAEYLAHRYAMTAVKEAVNGTTLAGHDADSYVARLHKHSTSTDTVDLFLLQLSTNDARKGYSTAESMRAVEDIITYVHQQWQAPVIVYTNTRFASNAYGKLVDALHETQRRRGDFFIIDLWNNEQLNTVTSAQHNLYMADDIHPTRAGYVQWWGPYVAQKLEEIMSAARA from the coding sequence ATGGACAATAAATTCGTGCTCGGCTGGAAATTTTTGCCAGGAAATTCAGCGCACTATGATCTTGCTCAGATTCCTCGCAGTACTTTTCGAGACTTCGAGGGGATGAATCTTTTCGCTTTAGGGTCATCGGTAACATGGGGATTTGCCTCGGGTGGAGTTGGTCTTGCAGAATACCTAGCTCATCGTTATGCAATGACGGCTGTGAAAGAAGCAGTAAACGGCACAACGCTAGCTGGTCATGATGCTGATAGTTATGTGGCGCGTCTACATAAGCATTCAACATCAACAGATACAGTTGACCTATTTTTATTGCAGCTATCAACGAATGATGCTCGAAAAGGATATAGCACAGCTGAGAGTATGCGTGCGGTAGAAGATATTATTACCTATGTGCACCAACAGTGGCAGGCGCCGGTAATCGTATATACCAATACGCGGTTTGCTAGTAATGCTTATGGAAAGCTTGTGGACGCTTTGCATGAAACACAGCGGCGTCGCGGTGACTTTTTCATTATTGACTTATGGAATAATGAGCAGCTCAATACCGTAACATCTGCTCAACATAACCTCTATATGGCTGACGATATTCACCCTACGAGGGCAGGATATGTGCAGTGGTGGGGTCCTTATGTTGCTCAGAAGCTAGAAGAAATAATGAGCGCTGCGCGAGCTTAA
- a CDS encoding Mrp/NBP35 family ATP-binding protein, with protein MTEERIARDIYARLTGVIDPELGKSITELGMVTGVEVSQEEPHIFCVHIRIELTVPNCPLSDVIRRKIEDAVASYPDAQLTLNLEVGSMSEQKLNTLVAELKEARRENPFHKKGIKTRIFAIASGKGGVGKSSVTANLAATFAALGYDTAVIDADIYGFSMPKLLGVTSHPTNLNGMLMPVEAWGTKVMSIGMFAGSDRAILWRGPRLQRSLEQFLSDVWWGQPDVLLIDMAPGTGDMAISVAQALPNAELIVVTTPQPSASDIAVRAGLVALQVPMDVAGVVENMSWYEYKGEKLRLFGEGGGQRVADQLSSQLSEKLGHKVPLLSQLPLETDIREVGESGRPAVLQADGTLAQTSLARSFTDMVERLVNRNYGQ; from the coding sequence ATGACAGAAGAACGCATTGCTCGAGACATATATGCACGTTTAACAGGAGTGATTGACCCTGAACTGGGCAAATCGATTACTGAGCTGGGAATGGTGACTGGGGTAGAAGTATCTCAAGAAGAACCGCATATTTTTTGCGTGCATATACGTATTGAGTTGACGGTACCTAACTGCCCTCTGTCCGATGTTATTAGGCGCAAAATTGAGGATGCCGTAGCAAGCTATCCTGATGCGCAACTCACTCTTAATCTCGAAGTCGGCTCTATGAGTGAGCAGAAGCTCAATACTTTAGTGGCTGAGCTCAAAGAAGCTAGACGAGAAAACCCCTTCCACAAAAAAGGAATTAAAACACGTATTTTTGCTATTGCATCTGGAAAAGGTGGTGTAGGCAAATCAAGCGTTACGGCAAATCTGGCGGCAACTTTTGCTGCGCTGGGCTATGATACGGCAGTTATTGATGCTGATATTTATGGTTTTTCTATGCCGAAATTGCTGGGCGTTACAAGTCATCCGACGAATTTGAATGGCATGCTTATGCCGGTTGAAGCGTGGGGAACTAAAGTAATGTCCATTGGGATGTTCGCAGGCTCTGATCGTGCAATTTTATGGCGCGGTCCGAGATTGCAGCGTTCCTTAGAACAATTCTTATCTGATGTGTGGTGGGGACAGCCAGATGTTTTGCTTATTGATATGGCTCCCGGCACAGGCGATATGGCTATTTCCGTGGCTCAAGCACTTCCGAATGCGGAACTAATTGTGGTGACTACGCCACAACCTTCTGCTTCTGATATTGCGGTGCGTGCTGGTCTTGTTGCTTTACAAGTGCCGATGGATGTAGCTGGAGTTGTTGAAAATATGTCGTGGTATGAATACAAGGGTGAAAAGTTGCGTCTTTTCGGTGAAGGTGGCGGCCAGCGCGTAGCCGATCAGCTCAGCAGTCAGCTCAGTGAGAAGCTGGGGCATAAGGTGCCTTTGCTCAGCCAACTCCCGTTAGAAACAGATATTCGCGAAGTAGGTGAATCAGGACGTCCAGCAGTATTACAAGCGGACGGGACTCTAGCTCAAACTTCTTTAGCGCGTTCTTTTACTGATATGGTTGAACGTTTGGTGAATCGCAATTATGGACAATAA
- the ligA gene encoding NAD-dependent DNA ligase LigA, whose amino-acid sequence MPTPSDNAAWWETVEYSDASALTLNSADVTQLNMQTASQLWTKVAAWVESDQIAYYVKDAPQSSDAAYDARMEFLKRLEAQFPSLDNEQSPTHRVGGDFSQDFASVRHPSRMFSLDDVFSLAELENWYAGVQRQLAGDSSSHAHVPMTCEVKIDGLALNLIYRHGVLEQGLTRGDGVTGEDITANVRTISNIPLTLSGQPQDIPELVEIRGEVFMRFDDFEELNRIHEREGRALFANPRNAAAGSLRQKDPSITAQRRLSFYAHGLGRVEWGQQSSRSAQMERLSDAYALYETWKIPVSPHNRIVSSFDDILAMIDYYDQHRYDIEHALDGIVVKVDERAQQRLLGETSRAPRWAVAYKYPPEEVNTRLRDIIVQVGRTGRVTPVAQLEPVQVAGSTISRATLHNPFEVQAKGVKIGDTVVVRKAGDVIPEIVGPVLSARAGHEDQLRDFIMPTECPSCGTPIAPEKEGDKDFRCPNTDSCPAQLTERISMFGSRKAFDIDSLGDKVAEALGNPELNRPGSVDVYAPHVKKIQVMDGENAPVYTPVDGLELPAVQTPVVQSLADMFSLSVDKLRDVRVWKEIPLERYTQYTDPDTGKIVKKKISTSGSGLWHQVPAFMKAAKNGEAAEPTKNTQSMLEQLSRAHETDMWRVLVALSIRHIGPESARSLAQHYPSLPSFTGVSKEELLEINGVGDALAQSVYDWMSHIGDLEDWRGNILHAWMQAGVGMRVVESTTPEQSENTLDGLTVVVSGGVDGYTRESIQEAIIAHGGKPSASLSKKTSYLVTGDKPGASKITKAEKLGVPIIDAQAFLELMATGQINV is encoded by the coding sequence ATGCCAACACCTTCAGACAATGCTGCATGGTGGGAAACGGTAGAGTATTCTGATGCCAGTGCTTTGACTTTAAATTCAGCTGACGTTACGCAGTTGAATATGCAGACTGCTTCTCAGCTGTGGACAAAAGTGGCTGCGTGGGTGGAGTCAGATCAGATTGCTTACTATGTTAAGGACGCTCCACAATCCTCTGATGCCGCTTATGACGCGCGTATGGAGTTTTTGAAACGTTTAGAAGCACAATTTCCCAGCTTAGATAATGAACAAAGTCCCACACATCGTGTGGGAGGTGATTTCTCCCAAGATTTTGCTTCTGTGCGTCATCCTTCTCGTATGTTTAGTTTGGATGATGTGTTTTCTCTGGCAGAACTAGAAAATTGGTATGCCGGCGTACAGCGCCAGCTAGCTGGAGATTCCTCCTCGCACGCTCATGTTCCTATGACGTGTGAAGTTAAAATTGACGGTCTTGCCTTGAACTTGATTTACCGTCATGGTGTGCTGGAACAAGGATTAACGCGCGGAGATGGTGTAACTGGTGAAGACATTACGGCTAATGTACGCACAATTTCGAATATTCCGCTGACGTTATCTGGTCAGCCACAAGATATTCCTGAACTCGTTGAAATTCGTGGCGAAGTTTTTATGCGTTTTGATGATTTTGAAGAGTTAAACCGCATTCATGAACGTGAAGGGCGCGCGTTATTTGCTAATCCGCGCAATGCTGCAGCTGGATCATTGCGTCAGAAAGACCCGAGCATTACTGCTCAACGTCGTTTATCTTTCTATGCGCATGGATTAGGACGTGTTGAATGGGGGCAGCAGTCTTCGCGCTCTGCACAGATGGAACGATTAAGCGATGCATACGCTTTATATGAAACATGGAAGATTCCAGTATCACCGCATAATCGCATTGTTAGCTCGTTTGATGATATTTTAGCGATGATTGATTATTACGATCAGCATCGTTATGACATTGAACACGCGCTTGACGGTATTGTGGTGAAAGTTGATGAGCGTGCCCAGCAGCGATTACTTGGGGAAACATCACGCGCTCCTCGATGGGCTGTCGCCTACAAGTATCCGCCTGAGGAAGTGAATACTCGTCTGCGCGATATTATTGTGCAGGTTGGGCGTACGGGACGTGTGACTCCTGTAGCGCAGCTAGAACCAGTACAAGTTGCTGGATCTACTATTTCGCGTGCAACCTTGCATAATCCTTTCGAAGTGCAAGCCAAAGGCGTTAAAATTGGCGATACCGTCGTGGTACGTAAAGCGGGCGATGTTATTCCTGAAATTGTGGGACCCGTTCTTTCTGCGCGCGCAGGACATGAAGATCAGTTACGTGATTTTATAATGCCAACAGAGTGCCCAAGTTGCGGTACGCCTATTGCGCCGGAAAAAGAGGGCGATAAAGATTTTCGTTGCCCAAATACGGACTCATGTCCTGCACAGTTAACAGAGCGTATTTCCATGTTTGGAAGCCGCAAAGCATTTGATATTGACTCTCTGGGAGACAAAGTTGCTGAAGCCCTAGGAAACCCTGAACTCAATCGTCCAGGATCTGTGGATGTGTATGCTCCGCATGTGAAAAAAATTCAGGTTATGGATGGCGAGAATGCTCCAGTATATACGCCAGTTGATGGACTAGAATTACCTGCTGTGCAAACACCGGTTGTGCAATCTTTAGCTGATATGTTTAGTTTGAGCGTAGACAAGCTGCGTGATGTGCGTGTATGGAAAGAAATTCCTTTGGAACGCTACACGCAATATACTGATCCAGACACGGGCAAAATCGTTAAGAAAAAAATTAGTACGAGCGGTTCCGGTTTATGGCATCAGGTTCCCGCCTTCATGAAAGCGGCAAAAAATGGGGAAGCTGCTGAGCCAACAAAAAATACGCAGTCGATGCTTGAACAATTAAGCCGAGCACATGAAACGGATATGTGGCGCGTTTTAGTCGCGTTATCAATTCGCCATATTGGACCAGAATCTGCTCGCAGTTTAGCGCAGCATTACCCATCCTTACCATCTTTTACTGGAGTGTCGAAAGAAGAGCTGCTAGAAATTAATGGTGTAGGAGATGCACTGGCACAATCGGTATATGACTGGATGAGCCATATAGGTGATCTTGAGGATTGGCGTGGAAATATTTTGCATGCCTGGATGCAAGCTGGCGTAGGAATGCGCGTGGTTGAAAGCACAACACCTGAACAGTCAGAGAACACTTTGGACGGTTTAACCGTGGTTGTTTCTGGTGGAGTAGACGGCTATACGCGAGAAAGTATCCAAGAAGCTATTATCGCGCACGGCGGTAAGCCTTCGGCATCGCTGAGCAAAAAAACCTCATATTTGGTTACCGGTGATAAACCAGGAGCATCTAAAATAACGAAGGCAGAAAAGCTGGGTGTGCCTATTATTGATGCGCAGGCTTTCCTTGAACTTATGGCTACTGGACAGATAAACGTATGA